Proteins from one Pseudoliparis swirei isolate HS2019 ecotype Mariana Trench chromosome 22, NWPU_hadal_v1, whole genome shotgun sequence genomic window:
- the tbc1d31 gene encoding TBC1 domain family member 31, giving the protein MDVTDIGNKEEGKIWHRKPAPGKGVLVTVVRTVQHAKTVRFLHVAFDTTGDSFLAGDHHGNIYVFDISRNRFRLVQKTGQACTALAFSLRRTTEFLVALADFTIKCFDKDTKQLVSWMRGHEGAVSSISVQSSGRYAITTSLDTAQLWDLDTFQRKRKLNIRQSVGIQRVFFLPLSNTILSCFCDDSIFAWESDTLVCKYQLPVPNCGPHISYKAFAVTRDGKSLAAGGRSNLLHLWCLDSQQLIRVIQMPTQVRTVRQLEFLPDSFDGGASQTLGVLSQDGVMRFVDIHTCKLLFHMGSHEDAITAVTVSPNGRHVVAIMDNGSVNIYRVLSLTQELNKPPPSRVAVVSGGGAVHSSHLNVKVRSEVVQRQTKSSGRRTHGKILRPPAVSADEDKENELPAGLNKKRLVAMLKEFGEYPAKYRMFVWRSLLRLPENHAAYSSLTDKGLHPAYLAMHDKYPIKSHKLQRGLQRVLSALAHWAAIFGEVEYLPLVAFPFVKLFQNNPMLCFEVVASVLVNWGQHWFEYFPNPPLNILGMAENVLAHHDKELLQHLVDCGVTSQLYVWPLLETLFSEVLTRDEWLRLFDNIFSNHPAFLLMACVAYITCCREPLLRCSQKQDFEYFFHHRNNLDLGAMIKEAYRLMGGTPADIHPRNMLSDLTPLTEGQYPVFNHYPEFIVEYQSREREKIRLQEKEYLRERQEMSTLRTDFVRRQAEEEAYFAQQELLQNAEDQRRNILAQEEEKLTEQRAKLTAMKRELKVKELQLLDATKRRFLKHQQDLRASQVQRLDQEISRKMDLRERETAAAVQDLEVRQMELEAQRRLLEQNMFKVQERTGQEVEEETEMRMRRAEKEDESYTEMLHGTEANMQALEESLAEACQLDLDSRWQREVAQRLQQVDAERDRKREKLKELHRHTAAEEERLADTMRDVVGRKWDDVMRSRAQLQEQRQAASVPDGQRPVCSTTGLLHGPAAAHVRTRSAPAKQPGTDMVCLNSSSPSESTSTNFSLDRGRAQLDSSERQLLKDIRERRQELLVRAREGSSAWAHGAPPSGAL; this is encoded by the exons ATGGATGTGACAGACATCGGGAACAAAGAAGAGGGGAAAATCTGGCACCGGAAACCAGCGCCGGGAAAAGG CGTGCTGGTGACGGTGGTCCGCACTGTGCAGCATGCCAAGACGGTGCGCTTCCTCCACGTGGCCTTTGACACCACCGGAGACTCCTTCCTGGCTGGAGATCACCATGGCAACATCTACGTATTTGACATCAGTCGAAACag GTTCCGCCTGGTGCAGAAGACGGGCCAGGCCTGCACCGCTCTGGCTTTCAGCCTTCGCAGGACCACCGAGTTCCTCGTGGCTCTGGCTGACTTCACCATCAAGTGCTTTGACAAAG ACACAAAGCAGCTGGTCAGTTGGATGCGGGGTCACGAGGGGGCAGTGTCGTCCATCTCGGTCCAGAGCTCGGGTCGCTACGCCATCACCACGTCGCTGGACACGGCTCAGCTGTGGGACCTGGACACcttccagaggaagaggaagctcaACATCCGACAGTCTGTTGGCATTCAGCGG GTGTTTTTCCTGCCTCTCAGTAACACCATCCTCAGCTGTTTCTGCGACGACTCCATCTTTGCTTGGGAGAGCGACACGCTGGTCTGCAAATACCAGCTCCCAGTCCCCAACTGCGGACCCCACATCTCCTACAAGGCCTTTGCTGTGACGCG CGATGGGAAGAGCCTCGCCGCCGGGGGCCGCTCCAACCTGCTGCACCTGTGGTGTCTGGACAGCCAGCAGCTGATCCGGGTGATCCAGATGCCCACGCAGGTCCGGACCGTCCGGCAGCTGGAGTTCCTGCCCGACAGTTTTGACGGAGGAGCCAGTCAG ACTCTGGGCGTGTTGAGTCAGGACGGCGTCATGCGCTTCGTCGACATTCACACGTGCAAGCTGCTGTTCCACATGGGTTCCCACGAGGACGCCATCACCGCGGTGACGGTCAGCCCCAACGGCAGACACGTGGTGGCCATCATGGATAACGGCAGCGTCAACATCTACCGGGTCCTGAGTCTCACGCAGGAGTTAAACAAG CCGCCTCCCTCCAGGGTGGCAGTCGTCTCTGGCGGGGGAGCTGTTCACTCGTCTCACCTCAACGTCAAGGTCAGGTCAGAGGTCGTTCAGAGGCAAACCAAGAGCTCGGGTCGGCGTACGCATGGGAAGATACTCAGACCCCCTGCTGTGTCTGCAGATGAGGATAAAGAG AATGAACTTCCTGCTGgtctgaacaagaagaggctggtGGCTATGCTCAAGGAGTTTGGAGAGTATCCTGCTAAATACAG GATGTTTGTGTGGCGCTCGTTGCTGCGTCTCCCAGAGAACCACGCCGCGTACAGCAGTCTGACCGATAAGGGCCTGCACCCGGCCTACCTCGCCATGCACGACAAATACCCCATCAAAAGCCACAAGTTACAGCGGGGACTGCAGAG GGTTCTGTCTGCCTTGGCTCACTGGGCAGCCATCTTTGGAGAGGTGGAGTACCTTCCACTGGTCGCCTTCCCCTTCGTGAAGCTCTTCCAGAACAACCCGATGCTCTGCTTTGAGGTGGTGGCCAGCGTTCTAG TGAATTGGGGTCAACATTGGTTCGAGTACTTCCCCAACCCTCCTCTGAACATCCTGGGCATGGCGGAGAACGTTCTGGCTCATCATGACAAGGAGCTGCTGCAGCACCTGGTGGACTGTGGCGTCACCTCGCAG CTCTATGTGTGGCCCCTGCTGGAGACGCTGTTCTCTGAGGTTCTGACCCGTGACGAGTGGCTCAGGCTCTTTGACAACATCTTCTCCAACCATCCGGCTTTCCTGCTCATGGCCTGCGTGGCCTACATCACCTGCTGCCGCGAGCCTCTGCTGCGCTGCTCCCAGAAACAGGACTTTGAG TATTTCTTTCACCACCGTAACAACCTGGATTTGGGCGCCATGATAAAAGAAGCCTACCGACTCATGGGCGGCACGCCGGCGGACATCCACCCCAGGAACATGCTCTCCGACCTAACGCCGCTGACCGAGGGCCAGTACCCCGTGTTCAACCACTACCCCGAGTTCATCGTGGAGTACCAGAGCCGAGAGCGGGAGAAGATCCGGCTGCAGGAGAAGGAGTATCTCCGCGAGAG GCAGGAGATGTCGACGCTGCGCACGGATTTCGTGCGTCGCCAGGCTGAAGAGGAGGCCTATTTCGCACAGCAG GAGCTGCTGCAGAACGCAGAGGATCAGCGCAGGAACATCCTGGcacaagaagaggagaagcTAACGGAGCAGAGGGCGAA GCTGACCGCCatgaagagagagctgaaggTGAAGGAGTTGCAGCTGCTGGATGCAACGAAGAGACGGTTCCTCAAACACCAACAGGACCTGAGAGCCTCGCAGGTCCAACGGCTGGACCAGGAGATCAGCCGGAAG ATGGATCTCCGGGAGCGGGAAACGGCTGCAGCGGTCCAGGATCTAGAAGTCCGGCAGATGGAGCTGGAGGCTCAGAGGAGACTCCTTGAGCAG AACATGTTTAAGGTGCAGGAGCGCACGGGacaggaggtggaagaggagacggagatgaggatgaggagggcaGAGAAGGAGGACGAGAGCTACACGGAGATGCTACACGGCACCGAGGCGAACATGCAG gccctggAGGAGTCCCTGGCGGAGGCGTGCCAGCTGGACCTGGACTCCCGGTGGCAGAGAGAGGTAGCGCAGCGCCTGCAGCAGGTCGACGCCGAGCGGGACCGGAAGAGGGAGAAACTGAAGGAGCTTCACAGGCACAccgcggcggaggaggagaggctggcCGACACCATGAGGGACGTGGTGGGAAGGAAG TGGGATGACGTCATGAGGTCCAGAGCCCAGTTACAGGAGCAGCGCCAGGCCGCCTCAG TGCCGGACGGCCAGAGACCGGTGTGCTCCACCACGGGACTCCTTCACGGACCCGCCGCCGCTCATGTGAGAACCCGGTCGGCC